TGGCAGCTTTCTCCTCGCGCAGCAAAGTCTCATAAGCACCGAGATCAGACTGATAGCTCTCCATCTGACCCTCAAATGCCTCAAGCAAAGCACTCTTGGCATCATCATCAGCATCCGACAAATACGTGGGCGGTATGGGGAGAAACAGGACGGGAAGGACAGATCCGCTCTCCTGTGAGGTATTCCCGTAACAGTTGGTCATCCATGTGGACCTCCATATGAAAAACAAAGTCGCCCCAATTGATGCCATTGAAGATAACAGGCACCGGGGGACAGGAACAGCACCAGGGCAGCCAGGGGACGCCATGGAAGAAGGCAACTAGTTGCTGTTTTTTTTGCTTTTCgtttcattttttcttttctttttttgaagaAGGCAAATAGGCAGAGAAAAGGCTCGCGTGGAGGCGCACTCGCACAGAGGCGCTGGCGGGCACCGAGCAAGGGAGGGCCGCGGACCTTAGGTCGGGGCGGTGcgcgcggccggcgcgggagcCGCATGAGCGGACAGGCGGGCTCGGACTGGCGCGCAGGAGCCGCGCCGACGGTCGAGGTCGGGGCGGCGCGCACTCGGCCAGCGCGGGAGCCGTACAGGCAGACGGGCTTGGGGCGACGCGCGCGGCCTGCGCGGGCGAACGAGCTCGGTGAAGCGCGCGCGGCCTGTGCGAGTGCAGGACGAGGCCGCGCGACGGGGGCTAGAGCGCCGAGGCGCGTGGACCGGCAGCAGAGTCGACAGGTCGCGGCGGCTCAACAGAGGAAGGTGAGTGGAATCGAAACCCTAGCTCTTCGATACCATGTTAGAATGAGGCCAACCAGATTGTATTACGAGCCCAATTGGTTAAATATACCGTGTACAAATGCAAAGAGGCCCTCCAAGTAGAGGGAACAGACATATACATCCGATACATCTCCTATACATCTAATATTCTTGAAGCAAATTACGACTTAATGCACACAGGACCAGATCCATTCTGGATCCGAGTACCAAAAAAGCTAATGCAATCGTTTTCAAGCAAGCAGGATAATTCTGGTGATAAAATCAACTGACCAAAAGCAAACCCAAGCGATGACCAAACATGATCAAGGGAAGCCTGATGACCATCTCAATGTCTAATTCCATGTAGCTACTGATTCACTTCTCTATGCATGGCTCTTGTCATAAGTTTTTTCTCAAACATGGATCTTGCCAttaatggcaaaggaaaataacaACAAATGGGTCACATGGTCTGTAGAATCCAGCCCTCTTGCATCCCTTAATAGATATGAAAATACATATTAAAGAGCAACTATAGTCATAATCTAGGAAGTAAATCAGGGCATACACAGTTGGCTATTGCAATACTGCTAAGTCACAGCATCCACAGTGAGAAGCCAGACGCCATGTGAACTTGTCCAAAAAAGCTACCACCTGAATTCTGCATGACTCTAAACAGCAGCAGGCAACAAGCATGCCAAAACACAACAGCAACTTCAAAACACTGAATGGCATTAAAAAACTTACAACTCCAAGTTGTTCTGAAGCTTTGGACTTCCACAGACGAAGATTTGTATCATCACTGCCAGAGACTAAATAGGTCCCATCGTAGGTGTACTTCACACAAAACACCCTGCAAAGTAGTATGGTAAATTGATTAGAATCTTACAAAAGTGTCCGTGGCAAATAGAGGGAAATTATCTTTCGGAAAAAAATGCATATAATGCAAATTTGATGAACTCATCTAAACAAAACTATTTTCTGAAACTATATAGAAAACAAAATTCAGTTAAAGCATGCTCCATGCCCCCATTCCGAGACCCCTATATCAACATAAATAGACCTCACACTACCGATCCACTCAGTTTTACATCATAGAGATTTTGAGGGTCAATTGGTCCCATAGAAAAAAAAGGCAGCCATTGAAGTTAAGTATAAGGAACCAAGTATGGACTTTGGTCTAAAAATGAGGGCACCAACAGTAACTAGAAAGAAAAGGTGAAGACTGCCAAATAATGTAGGAACAAAGAAGAACCTTTGCATCCTCTTGGTATGGTAAATCTCTCTGCTGTGGTCTCCAAGATAATTAAAAATTCTTACCTGCCAAAAGTATTATATTATATATCAATCACTGAATAGGAATAACAAATACATACTTAGACTATGAAATCATTGTAAGTTCTTAGGAGTAAACATACTGTTCTATCATATGAACCAGTGACAAATTCACGCCCTGTTGGTGAGTAGTCAATATCCATCCTGGAAACCCAAATTCATGTAAGATGACCCCACAAAGTAAAAGAAACTAGACAGTATGCTACGAATGTCAAAAGTACAGATCAACTGCATGAAATGATATCTTCTGTGCTTATGAGCTAATGCAACATATGCATCTTCAGAAGGATTAAGCCACGTTTAATGAATAATCAACTTTATGACAATGTAGCAACCCCACCACGGAATTAAGTGCCAATTCCAGTTTCTATTTTCTCTATGTATCCCATGATTTATTCCGATGCTCTTCAATTTGATAAGAGATATATGCCATAAAGGGAAATATTCATAGGTTCTTCTATCTTTCCTCAATATTCATATGCTCTTCATATGGATAAGAGATATATGCTAGTCAAGATAATAAATCTTTACAGACCCACCTACTAAATAAATAGCAAAAAAAGTAATTTTGCAGAAAAATACACTTACACTGCTGAAACATGGCCTTTGTGAACAATTTTAGCTTCATCTAGCTTTCTAGCATCAAAGGAGTAACAGTTTGTGTCTTCATTTGCCTAGCGACAAAAGGCAACACAAGTTCACAACATCAGTTCCCAAATGCCGGAGTGCCACTTACTTcatcaattaaaaaaaaaatatgcTGGAGTGCCAGACTTAACAAATATTTTATAATATATTAGTCAGAATTATGTGACagctgaagggcgggcctggtgcaagcggtagagtcttaccgcctgtgaccggaaggtcccgggttcgagtcgcggtctcctcgcattgcacaggcgagggtaaggcttgccactaacacccttccccagaccccgcacagagcgggagctctctgcactgggtacacccctTAATGTGACAGCTCAAGTaaatataaaaataattttttaaTCTTACAGCAGTGAAGTTCATGGGCTCTCTGGGGTTCCAGCATACTGAATTGCACCTTGTCTGCATAAGCAAATAATATGTCAGACTGTATGCCATTCAGTAGATACCAAAATAGAAGCTAGAAGAAATGTACATCTATCAGGATTCCAAAAACGAGAGCCAACTGACCTTCATTATtagctttctagctggagatGACATGCGCAGGTCATAGAGTGTCAGACTCCGATCACTGGAATATATGAGACCACAAAAGTTAGCGATCTCTAGAGCATTGTCCTCATTGAGATGTTACATATGTCCTGATCTCTAGAGCAATTTTATGGTGATCACAGGCAAACAAACAATTTGCTCCATAGAAAAGGTAACTGACAGAGAGAAGACATTGACAGTCTAGAACTCATATACTCCCTCTGGTTTGCAAATATTGACGTTTTGGACAAGGTTTGAGTcaaaattttaaaactttgatGAAAAACAACTTTAAAGTATTTAGTTCAAAAACCTGGagatcatatgcatagatttgTCTTCAAAAGTACTATCACAGAAGCATAAATTTGTTAAGATGCTCATTGGTCAAAGCTACATTTAGAAGACCATATCATTGTCCAAAAAGTCAATTATTTGCAAACTGGAGGGAGTAGCCAAACTAGTGCAACCATAAGCGGGCCATTTGAACAGCCGTCCCAACAAACAAGAAACAAAGTTATCTATTCCTCTTGTTGATACCACTACATAACTGTGAGATGTCATGTCAACCAGAGTGATTGACCTCTGGGAAAAAATGTTTATAAGAAAGGGGCTGAGATATTCTCATAAGGTCCTTCACAACTATGATAACAATGACAACAAGAAATGGCATCAGTGTTACCAAGCATGAAAAGATAGAGAAAAATGTACATTCAATTCATTTAAGTTACTGCATGGTGCCCTGGGTCTAATAAAACCATAGCAAAACAATTTGAAACATATCAAAATTAGCAGATAAATAGAAAATTGACCTGCCCGATGTAATCAAAATATTACAGTCTCCAGGATCAAATCGCACAGAAAGAACCGTATCTTTTCCCCATTCGAAGCTATTTATTGGCTCTGACCTGTACAGATAAAGTGAGCGTTGACGCTGGCAACACATAGACACAAAATTGAAATAGCTAGAAATGAATCAATATACCTGTCAGGATCCCATATGTCAACTTGAGCACCAACAGTTGCAAAAAGATTACCGTCCCACTGGTGGTCAGCACCCCTAAAAGTAATGAGAACAAAGACTCTTATCACAATTTTTTCAGATATAAAAGCAAGAGGAAGCTAAGATATGAAAAATAAATGATGCCTTTACCAGAATGCATGCTTCCAGGTGTAGACTGCTGATGGCTGCACACCAAATTAGTGAATTGAACAAGTGAGAAACAGGATTTGAGTAAAACGAGATAGATGTGTCTATACAGTGCATGCCTGGGAATTATCTCCAGTATGTTTGCTAGTGTCCACCATTTTAAGCATCGGGTCTTTCCAGAGCCGAACACTGCAACCAATGAGAGTGTAAGTGTATGGTAATAATACAGATAACAGAAATAATAGAACTGctttaggtagtgtttggttcCGTTTATAGAGATGAATGGGATGGATCATTCTGGATGCACAGATGTTGGATGGGACAATTCCAGATAAAACTGTACATGTTGGATGTTATGACCGGTGTACAGTATAAGAGGCGCAACCGGCCCAATAGTGGCTGAATAGGCCCGTTTAGTTATTGTTTACAGGGAATAAATATTTATCTATTAGCTTGAGGGTTATTCCGTAAAAGGATATTTTAGAGTATAAATTATTGTAATTGGGATTATTGAGAATTAAGCAGAAACAATCTTAATTGTTTCCGGCTCCCCCCAGGGAGCCGGGATTTGCCCTAGCCGCCCTCCCTGTCATCTTCCACGCCTGCTACCTCGCGACGGCGCCCAGCCGCCGGCAGCGAGGCTCcaggcctgctcctcctccctcaCACCCATACAAGCTACGCAACGTTGCCGGTAGGATCAGGAATCCTATCAACCTGGTATCAGCTATGTCAGGTTCTCCTCCACTCCCTCCGCTGCCGCAGTCCAGTTTTCCCCCCACCCCTCCGCTGCCGCAATCCTCTGCCCCCGCCGTGTCGGCGGTATCCTCTGCGGCCGCCTCCCCTGCGTCCTCGGGTGCCCGGCCCCTTACGCTGGACTCCCTCGCCGAGGTTGTCGCCGAGATGTCGGCGACTATGGCCGTGATGAACCGGAGTATCGCGGCGATGCAAGCCGCCTGGACGGGGCTCACGCAGCAACACCCTCCGCCCGCGTCATTGCCTCCACCGCCCCCGCCGCAACCCACCCTCCCCGCGCCGGCTGCCGTGCCCGCAGATCACTCCGCGGCGGTGCCGCCCGTGAGTCTGCCGGGGCTTCCGAGCACTGGACTCCCCCTCCACATGCTCCCGTGGCCGCCTTCGCCGTCACCAATCCCATCATGGGCGATGGCGGGCTCCGCAGCCGCTCCGATCTACACCATGGCTACTTCCACGTCAACGGCGCCACCACCGCATGCCCTTGAGGGTGGGGATGTGTCCCTGCCTCTCGCCCCCGGCGTCTTCTACGGTGACGCTGCGGGCAACCTCTTCTACAGAGGCGCCCCATCCTCGGCTGTGCTGACCTCTGGGAACGAGGCAGCGATGGCTATCGCCATGGAGGGTGGCGCTCCCGCCGCCACAGCTGTCCACGGAGCTCACGCGCCACCGCGTTTCTACAAGCTGGAGTTCCCGACGTTTGATGGCAGCGTCGACCCACTCAATTGGTTGAACCACTGTGATCAATTCTTCCGCGGACAGCGAACCCTCGACTCGGACCGGACCTGGCTCGCCTCGTACCACCTCCGCGGAGACGCCCAGACGTGGTACTACGCGTTGGAGCAGGATGAAGGCATGCCAGCTTGGGATCGTTTTCGCGCCTTGTGCCAACTCCGCTTCGGGCCCCCAACGCAGGGCACACGACTCGCTCAACTCGCGCGGCTGCCCTTCACTTCCTCGGTACAGGAGTACTCCAACCGCTACAACGCGGTTCTCTGCCATGCGCGTGATCTGAACCCACGGCAGAAGGCCGAGCTCTACGTCGGCGGTCTTCCGGAGCACATCCAGGTGGACGTCGAGCTGCAGCACCCGCCTGACCTGCAGACCGCGATGTACCTCGCGCAGGCCTTCGAGTGCCGAGCGGCGGCCTTCATGCCGGCGCAGCCGCCACAGCAGCGGGGTGGGCGACCACCTCCACGGCCGTCCATTGCTGCCCCAGCAATGGGAGGGGCTCCTGCCAACCAGTCGCCGGCCCTGTCCCCTGCGGCCACCGGTCAGCCGCGATTTCGACGTCTGACTCCGGCGGAACAATTGGAGCGGCGACGCCAGGGCCTCTGCTTCAATTGTGATGAGCAGTATGCGCGGGGACACGTGTGCAAGCGCCTTTTCTACCTCGAGACCGTCGACGAATCCGCGACCGCCGAAGACGAAGGGGCTGTGCCACCAGAAGATTCGGCTACGCCGGCAGAGGAGCCTACAGCTAATGCCCTTGTTGTCTCGATGTATGCTCTAGCAGGCATTCGAACGGAAAACACAATGCTCCTGCCTGTGTCGCTGAAGGGCGAACGACTCCTCGCCTTGCTGGACACCGGGTCCACGCATACGTTCCTCCAGGGCCACGTGATGCGCCGTTTGGGGCTCTCTTCCTCGGGCGCCACGCACCTCCATGTCACCGTCGCCAGCGGGGAGCGCCTGCCATGCGAGGGGATCGGCCGCGACATACCCCTCTCCATCGGTGGCGCGTCGTACCCGGTCACCTGCGTCGGCCTCGCGTTGGGCTGCTTCGacttcatcctcggcgtcgacttcTTGCGCACCTTGGGGCCGCTCACCTGGGACTTCGACGCCCACACGGTGTCCTTCCAGCGGAACAACCGACGCATTACATGGCAGTGCGAAGGCTCTCCACCGGCGCCTCAACACCTGCTGGCCACGGACGCAGCCGACCAGCCCCGGCCCTTGCTGGACAGATTACTACAGCAGCACGGCGCCATCTTTGAGGAGCCGCGCGGCTTGCCGCCCGTGCGGCCATACGACCATCGGATCCATCTCCTTCCTGGCACGGCACCGGTGGCGGTCAGGCCGTACAATATCCACAGCTGCAGAAGGA
This DNA window, taken from Miscanthus floridulus cultivar M001 unplaced genomic scaffold, ASM1932011v1 fs_329_4_5, whole genome shotgun sequence, encodes the following:
- the LOC136531355 gene encoding uncharacterized protein, giving the protein MRVKVISRSTDDYTRERSQDLQKVFRNYDPALRSQEKAVEYTRALNAAKLEKIFAKPFIGAMDGHIDAVSCMAKNPNHLKAIFSGSMDGDVRLWDIAARKTVCQFPGHQGAVRGLTTSTDGDLLVSCGIDCTVRLWKDPMLKMVDTSKHTGDNSQPSAVYTWKHAFWGADHQWDGNLFATVGAQVDIWDPDRSEPINSFEWGKDTVLSVRFDPGDCNILITSGSDRSLTLYDLRMSSPARKLIMKTRCNSVCWNPREPMNFTAANEDTNCYSFDARKLDEAKIVHKGHVSAVMDIDYSPTGREFVTGSYDRTVRIFNYLGDHSREIYHTKRMQRVFCVKYTYDGTYLVSGSDDTNLRLWKSKASEQLGVLLPRERKKQEYQDALKERYKHLPEVKRIVRHRHLPKPIYNAANLRPTMIEAENRKEERRRSTVLRGA